In the genome of Vicia villosa cultivar HV-30 ecotype Madison, WI linkage group LG7, Vvil1.0, whole genome shotgun sequence, one region contains:
- the LOC131618823 gene encoding uncharacterized protein LOC131618823 has protein sequence MKTVTCYNCGVEGHISPECTKPKKNQSSGKVYALSGSQTTPEDRLIKVTTSFACLNYPVDIFGRKFGMELVCLPLEQLDVIRGMNWMEFNRVHINCFTKTVIFPEESSVEDLAMTTKQLNEMVKEKAVSNELPVVQDFPEVFPEEVRELPPEREVEFVVELIPGTSPVSMAPYRMSESELTELKSQLE, from the exons ATGAAgactgtgacttgctacaattgcggcgtaGAAGGCCATATTAGCCCAgagtgcactaaaccgaagaagaatcaGTCTAGTGGGAAGGTCTATGCTTTGTCTGGGTCACAGACTACTCcggaggatcggttgattaaag taactacttcttttgCTTGTTTGAATtatccggttgatatttttggtagaaaaTTTGGGATGGAGTTAGTGTGCCTTCCGCTTGAACAACTTGACGTTATTCGGGGAATGAACTGGATGGAATTCAACCGGGTTCATATTAATTgctttacgaagacggttatctttcccgAAGAGAGCAGTGTTGAGGATTTGGCGATGACTACTAAGCAGTTAAATGAAATG GTGAAAGAGAAAGCGGTGAGTAATGAATTACCGGTAGTACAAGACTTTCCAGAGGTTTTTCCAGAAGAGGTGAGAGAGTTGCCACCTGAGAGGGAGGTGGAGTTTGTAGTTGAATTAATTCCTGGGacgagtcctgtgtcgatggcgccttATCGCATGTCAGAATCCGAGTtgactgaattgaagagtcaattagaataG